The following are from one region of the Mycolicibacterium diernhoferi genome:
- a CDS encoding acyl-CoA dehydrogenase family protein — protein sequence MAETHVVTNQAPPLLDHNPATSPALMEALVREGGGWGVDEVTELGALGGSARAQRWGELADRNRPVLHTHDRYGHRVDEVEFDPAYHELMNVAVTHGLHGAPWADDRTGSHVVRAAKTSVWTPEPGHICPISMTYAVVPALRNNSELAARYEPLLSSRVYDPELKVPDTKAGITAGMSMTEKQGGSDVRAGTTAAVRNADGTYALTGHKWFTSAPMCDVFLVLAQASGGERSDRGKSGGLSCFFLPRVLPDGTRNRMFLQRLKDKLGNHANASSEVEYDGATAWLVGEEGRGVKTIIEMVNLTRLDCTLGSATSMRTGLTRAIHHAQHRKAFGAYLIDQPLMRNVLADLAVEAEAATMLAMRMAGATDRAVRGDERESLLRRIGLAAAKYWVCKRATPHAAEAMECLGGNGYVEDSGMPRLYREAPLMGIWEGSGNVSALDTLRAMATRPECIEVLFDELALAQDPRLDAHVGTLKAQLGDLDGIEYRARKIAEDISLALQGALLVRHGHPAVAEAFLTSRLSGQWGGAFGTLPAGLDLGPILERAMVKG from the coding sequence ATGGCCGAAACCCATGTCGTCACCAATCAGGCTCCGCCGCTGCTGGACCACAACCCCGCCACCTCGCCGGCGCTGATGGAGGCGCTGGTCCGCGAGGGTGGCGGTTGGGGCGTCGACGAGGTCACCGAACTCGGCGCGCTCGGCGGGTCGGCGCGCGCCCAGCGTTGGGGCGAGCTCGCCGACCGCAACCGGCCGGTGCTGCACACCCACGACCGCTACGGGCACCGGGTGGACGAGGTCGAATTCGATCCCGCCTACCACGAACTGATGAATGTGGCCGTCACGCACGGCCTGCACGGCGCCCCGTGGGCCGACGACCGGACCGGCTCGCACGTGGTCCGCGCCGCCAAGACCTCGGTGTGGACGCCCGAACCCGGGCACATCTGCCCGATCTCGATGACCTACGCCGTCGTCCCGGCGCTGCGCAACAACTCCGAACTCGCCGCGCGGTACGAACCGTTGCTGTCCAGCCGGGTCTATGACCCCGAACTCAAGGTGCCCGACACCAAGGCCGGTATCACCGCGGGCATGTCGATGACCGAGAAGCAGGGCGGCTCCGACGTCCGCGCCGGCACCACCGCGGCCGTCCGCAACGCCGACGGCACCTACGCCCTGACCGGGCACAAGTGGTTCACCTCGGCGCCGATGTGCGATGTGTTCCTGGTGCTGGCCCAGGCTTCCGGGGGCGAGCGAAGCGACAGGGGAAAATCCGGCGGGTTGTCCTGCTTCTTCCTGCCGCGCGTGCTGCCCGACGGCACCCGCAACCGGATGTTCCTGCAGCGGCTCAAGGACAAACTCGGCAACCACGCCAACGCCTCCAGTGAGGTCGAATACGACGGGGCCACTGCCTGGTTGGTCGGGGAGGAGGGGCGCGGCGTCAAGACCATCATCGAGATGGTCAACCTGACCCGGTTGGACTGCACCCTGGGCAGCGCCACCAGCATGCGCACCGGCCTGACCCGCGCGATTCACCACGCCCAGCACCGAAAGGCGTTCGGCGCCTACCTGATCGACCAGCCGCTGATGCGCAATGTGCTGGCCGACCTGGCGGTCGAGGCCGAGGCGGCGACCATGCTCGCGATGCGGATGGCCGGGGCCACCGATCGTGCGGTGCGCGGTGACGAACGCGAGTCGCTGCTGCGCCGGATCGGGCTGGCCGCCGCCAAGTACTGGGTGTGCAAGCGCGCCACCCCGCACGCCGCCGAGGCGATGGAATGCCTGGGCGGCAACGGCTACGTCGAGGACTCCGGGATGCCGCGGCTGTACCGGGAGGCGCCGCTGATGGGCATCTGGGAAGGCTCGGGCAACGTCAGTGCACTGGATACGTTGCGCGCCATGGCAACCCGGCCGGAATGCATCGAGGTCCTCTTCGACGAGTTGGCCCTCGCCCAGGATCCGCGGCTGGACGCCCACGTCGGGACGCTGAAGGCCCAGCTCGGCGACCTCGACGGTATCGAATACCGGGCCCGCAAGATCGCCGAGGACATCTCCTTGGCGCTGCAGGGTGCGCTACTGGTGCGCCACGGTCATCCCGCGGTCGCCGAGGCGTTCCTGACCAGCCGGCTGAGCGGGCAGTGGGGTGGGGCGTTCGGCACCCTGCCCGCCGGACTCGATCTGGGGCCGATCCTGGAGCGGGCGATGGTCAAGGGATGA
- a CDS encoding crotonase/enoyl-CoA hydratase family protein produces MTDTLNTMTYEVTGRVARITFNRPDKGNAIIADTPVELAACVERADLDPNVHVILVSGAGQGFCAGFDLGAYADGSSSAGSDRRGTVLDGRTQAVNHLPDQPWDPMIDYQMMSRFVRGFASLMHCDKPTVVKIHGYCIAGGTDIALHADQVIIASDAKIGYPPMRVWGVPAAGLWAHRLGDQRAKRLLFTGDCLTGTQAAEWGLAVEAPEPQDLDERTERLVARIAAMPVNQLIMAKLACNTALLQQGVATSRMVGTVFDGVARHTPEGHAFVADAREHGFREAVRHRDEPLGDHGRRASGV; encoded by the coding sequence ATGACCGACACGCTGAACACGATGACCTACGAGGTCACCGGCCGCGTCGCCCGGATCACCTTCAACCGGCCGGACAAGGGCAACGCCATCATCGCCGACACCCCGGTCGAACTGGCGGCCTGCGTGGAGCGCGCCGACCTGGATCCGAATGTGCACGTGATCCTGGTTTCCGGTGCGGGGCAGGGATTCTGCGCGGGCTTCGACCTCGGCGCCTACGCCGACGGCAGCTCCTCGGCCGGATCCGACCGGCGCGGCACCGTGCTCGACGGGCGCACCCAGGCGGTCAACCACCTGCCCGACCAGCCGTGGGATCCGATGATCGACTACCAGATGATGAGCCGGTTCGTGCGCGGGTTCGCCAGCCTGATGCACTGCGACAAGCCCACCGTGGTCAAGATTCACGGGTACTGCATCGCCGGGGGCACCGATATCGCCCTGCACGCCGACCAGGTGATCATTGCCTCCGACGCCAAGATCGGCTACCCGCCGATGCGGGTGTGGGGTGTGCCGGCGGCCGGGCTGTGGGCGCATCGGCTCGGTGACCAGCGCGCGAAAAGGCTGCTGTTCACCGGGGATTGCCTCACCGGAACCCAAGCCGCCGAGTGGGGGCTGGCGGTGGAAGCGCCCGAGCCGCAGGACCTCGACGAACGTACCGAACGCCTGGTGGCCCGCATCGCCGCGATGCCGGTCAACCAGCTCATCATGGCCAAGCTGGCCTGCAACACCGCGCTGCTGCAGCAGGGGGTGGCCACCAGTCGGATGGTCGGCACCGTGTTCGACGGCGTCGCCCGGCACACCCCGGAGGGGCACGCCTTCGTCGCCGACGCCCGCGAACACGGCTTCCGGGAGGCCGTCCGGCACCGCGACGAGCCGCTCGGTGATCACGGCCGCCGGGCCTCGGGGGTGTGA
- a CDS encoding PaaX family transcriptional regulator C-terminal domain-containing protein, producing MRLTARSVVLSVLLGAHPAWASSSELAVLTADFGIRDSTLRVALTRMVGAGDLVRSADGYRLSDRLLARQRRQDDAIDPHEHPWDGTWTTLLITSVGADARTRADLRNTLLQNRFGELREGAWLRPDNLDVALPADVRARVRMLRSRDEDPADLAAQLWDLPSWAREGDRLLAEMAEAPDVPGRFVVAAAIVRHLLTDPVLPAQLLPAHWPGEQLRSVYRDFAAELVARRDNRVEAV from the coding sequence GTGCGCCTGACCGCCCGATCGGTGGTGCTCAGTGTCCTGCTCGGCGCGCACCCCGCATGGGCCTCGTCATCCGAGCTGGCGGTGTTGACAGCGGATTTCGGCATTCGCGACTCGACGCTACGGGTGGCGCTGACCCGGATGGTCGGGGCCGGGGACCTGGTGCGGTCGGCCGACGGCTACCGGCTCTCGGACCGGCTGCTCGCCCGCCAGCGCCGTCAGGACGATGCGATCGACCCGCATGAGCATCCGTGGGACGGCACCTGGACGACGCTGCTGATCACCAGTGTCGGCGCCGATGCGCGTACCCGAGCCGACCTGCGGAACACTTTGCTGCAGAACAGGTTCGGTGAACTGCGCGAGGGCGCCTGGCTGCGGCCCGACAATCTCGATGTGGCGCTGCCCGCGGACGTCCGGGCCAGGGTGCGGATGCTGCGCAGCCGCGACGAGGACCCGGCGGATCTGGCCGCCCAGCTGTGGGACCTGCCGTCCTGGGCGCGGGAGGGGGACCGGTTGCTCGCCGAAATGGCCGAGGCGCCGGACGTTCCCGGGCGCTTCGTGGTGGCCGCGGCGATCGTGCGGCACCTGCTGACCGACCCGGTACTGCCGGCACAACTGCTGCCGGCGCACTGGCCCGGGGAACAGCTCCGGTCGGTCTACCGGGATTTCGCCGCCGAACTGGTCGCGCGGCGTGACAATCGGGTGGAGGCGGTATGA
- a CDS encoding crotonase/enoyl-CoA hydratase family protein produces the protein MTTTSGGVRVERNGPVTTVVMNRPRARNAVNGPAAAELFAAFDEFDHDDTAAVAVLCGDNGTFCAGADLKSIGTTDSNQTHRSGPGPMGPTRMVLSKPVIAAVSGHAVAGGLELAVWCDLRVVEEDAEFGVFCRRWGVPLIDGGTVRLPRLIGHGRAMDLILTGRAVGAQEALQIGLANRVVEKGQARAAAEELAAQLAALPQLCLRADRLSALRQWGETEGAAMDFEFGSLAAVAPELSAGVQRFVDGAGRHGA, from the coding sequence ATGACGACAACGAGTGGCGGGGTGCGCGTCGAACGCAACGGGCCGGTGACGACCGTCGTCATGAACCGGCCGCGGGCACGCAATGCGGTCAACGGGCCGGCCGCGGCCGAACTGTTCGCAGCCTTCGACGAGTTCGATCACGACGACACGGCCGCAGTCGCGGTGCTGTGCGGGGACAACGGAACCTTCTGTGCGGGAGCAGATCTCAAGTCGATCGGCACAACGGATTCCAACCAGACCCACCGCAGCGGACCCGGCCCGATGGGCCCGACCAGGATGGTGCTGTCCAAACCCGTCATCGCCGCGGTCAGCGGCCATGCGGTGGCCGGTGGGCTGGAGCTGGCGGTGTGGTGCGATCTGCGGGTCGTGGAGGAGGACGCGGAGTTCGGGGTGTTCTGCCGGCGCTGGGGTGTGCCGCTGATCGACGGCGGCACCGTCCGGTTGCCGCGACTGATCGGGCACGGCCGGGCCATGGACCTGATCCTCACCGGCCGGGCCGTGGGCGCGCAGGAAGCCCTCCAGATCGGGCTGGCCAATCGAGTGGTCGAGAAGGGGCAGGCCCGGGCGGCCGCCGAGGAACTGGCCGCCCAGCTCGCCGCGCTACCGCAGCTTTGCCTGCGGGCCGACCGGCTCTCGGCGCTGCGTCAGTGGGGTGAAACCGAAGGGGCGGCAATGGACTTCGAATTCGGCAGCTTGGCCGCGGTGGCGCCCGAATTGTCCGCCGGGGTGCAGCGGTTCGTCGACGGCGCCGGGCGGCACGGCGCCTGA
- a CDS encoding DUF3060 domain-containing protein yields the protein MRTHIAGPVAAAVLALGLTGCGADGDSPAPTMTAGSSGAQVQIGNTINYGSFGTTTEIDCAQGKSLNVGGSNNTLTIKGSCSSVNIGGADNKVTLERVESEISVVGIDNTVVYKAGDPKVEDLGSGNKVSKG from the coding sequence ATGCGCACTCACATCGCAGGACCGGTCGCCGCGGCAGTCCTCGCGCTCGGTCTCACCGGTTGCGGTGCCGACGGCGATTCCCCGGCACCCACCATGACGGCCGGGTCATCGGGCGCGCAGGTCCAGATCGGCAACACCATCAACTACGGGTCCTTCGGCACCACCACCGAAATCGACTGTGCGCAGGGCAAGTCACTCAATGTCGGCGGCTCCAACAACACCCTGACCATCAAGGGCAGCTGCTCCAGCGTCAACATCGGCGGGGCCGACAACAAGGTGACCCTGGAGCGTGTCGAGTCCGAGATCAGTGTGGTCGGCATCGACAACACGGTGGTCTACAAGGCCGGCGACCCGAAGGTGGAAGACCTCGGCAGCGGCAACAAGGTGAGCAAGGGCTAG
- a CDS encoding M15 family metallopeptidase has protein sequence MRRPAQLVALLVSGVLGTAGLATAPVSAAAPVSAAARAVGFVDVRDAVPDAVIDLRYARPDNFTGTQLYPTGARCLIHESLAHGLATAAAQLRTRGLRLVFWDCYRPHDVQVRMFEVVSNPAWVARPGPYSKSHESGRSVDVTTASATALTDMGTGFDDFRPAANAYATTGVSAAAQYNRAVLREAMAAGGLSVYSGEWWHFDGPGAGERRPVINVPVT, from the coding sequence GTGCGCCGTCCTGCCCAGCTCGTCGCCCTCCTCGTCTCTGGGGTGCTCGGTACGGCCGGGCTCGCGACCGCGCCGGTGAGTGCGGCCGCCCCGGTCTCGGCCGCGGCGCGCGCGGTCGGCTTCGTCGATGTCCGTGACGCCGTACCCGACGCCGTCATCGACCTGCGCTACGCGCGGCCCGACAATTTCACCGGGACCCAGCTCTATCCGACCGGCGCCCGCTGCCTGATCCACGAGTCACTGGCGCACGGGCTGGCCACGGCCGCGGCGCAACTGCGGACGCGCGGCCTGCGGCTGGTGTTCTGGGACTGCTACCGGCCCCATGATGTGCAGGTCCGGATGTTCGAGGTGGTGTCCAACCCGGCGTGGGTGGCCCGGCCGGGGCCGTATTCGAAGAGTCACGAGTCCGGCCGGTCGGTCGATGTGACGACGGCGAGCGCGACCGCTTTGACCGACATGGGTACGGGTTTCGACGATTTCCGGCCGGCCGCGAACGCGTACGCCACCACGGGAGTGAGTGCCGCCGCCCAGTACAACCGGGCTGTGCTGCGCGAGGCCATGGCCGCCGGCGGGCTGAGCGTGTATTCCGGAGAGTGGTGGCATTTCGACGGGCCGGGCGCCGGTGAGCGGCGACCCGTGATCAACGTCCCCGTCACATAG
- a CDS encoding DUF3060 domain-containing protein, producing the protein MVSLSLQSRPRSVAAGALVVPLVLAGLAAPAAQAKNGDTHITGQGIVQTIDCNNATLLVNGTGNTINAKGSCWAVTMQGSSNIVIADNVVNDITVYGYDQTVIYHGGTPALIDRGRELGMTNRINWAPA; encoded by the coding sequence ATGGTGAGCCTGAGTCTGCAGAGTCGGCCCCGGTCCGTGGCGGCCGGCGCGCTGGTCGTTCCCCTGGTGCTGGCGGGTCTGGCCGCGCCGGCCGCGCAGGCCAAGAACGGCGACACCCACATCACCGGGCAGGGCATCGTGCAGACGATCGACTGCAACAACGCGACGTTGTTGGTCAACGGCACCGGCAACACCATCAACGCCAAGGGCTCCTGCTGGGCGGTGACGATGCAGGGCTCGTCGAACATCGTCATCGCCGACAACGTGGTCAACGACATCACGGTGTACGGCTACGACCAGACCGTGATCTATCACGGCGGCACGCCCGCGCTGATCGACCGCGGCCGCGAACTCGGCATGACCAACCGCATCAACTGGGCCCCGGCCTGA